The bacterium HR11 genome includes a region encoding these proteins:
- the pilY1_3 gene encoding Type IV pilus biogenesis factor PilY1, with translation MKSRKDGHAVRRYGTAALALAGALAWLAGGAPSEARHDPLRIIFTQAKEKPNIYIVLDQSGSLAFWPDYSDTCRPARPPGASSDIDLCTGVDYTDSGSDCRGHGHWVLARRDSSFSYWYFVPPSRVVLIKNFFGNCVTLWEIKKEWLATVPSCPATPVCQGVDSKGVRYFRFPRNGGPTGGAYLDLTTGGSGTWWNYNCGGATQEPPGDPAYTRPRPPFRFVERNKDLAFWGMNRFSGSDSTAWGSDASRVTPGLPTDNNSNQSSVTAINNEMGTVQPKGACSGNKGFQPGGWTPTQRGLNHAKGELDQWFGQDRAGQFCKRPYYVILLTDGQSNKCNPGVSGTKFPQGGWGNSCTGWNTPGAEKYWTKMPPGRADDLFLTKAPPRDWTECWKSSPPPGEKSPTPVQTFAVGVSPDVARCELNLVAYMGRTDASREDAGVRWQDNTDRAPQNPPDPSSTTTLDNYWAPPRPECSACPPDVKPDPNRTTPGCDRRCGNYAFFASDPDELQNAFNKILAGILAGDYSMGTSTSVGGDITATLGSVLVPSTQIPTWRGSLRHWEAVPCDTPPLPGTTFKNINEIKFSELCQKLEDPTLTIISGNPRCGDANGNPQNLPYFRLRWDAACSLLKQANPDQPDYKRAIYTVSSACGRADAATGPSPECRTLKKLVKGDAALRDWLRNNVTTVNWGSLDLNGNGTPASTDNADIDMLIDFILGGDGNGAKRAWLLGDLVGSSPVIVVHPDTYISGTVPPKTVFDALVQNRPPLAYVTANDGLLHAFELKHDPRNPGSPPIERFAFLPPQAFPAVIQLFQNYRSYVQQGKNIPTGQAEVPNFDDHIWTMSAPLNTTDVWVRWWPGEVKWRTLLLMPMGPKIPGLYALDVTNPAQDPNQPFSVWWYWDGAEARTQACPTCDKVWSGVPIAPSFRGGQVIEGKFYENWMVGVVTTDSADTHVKSYATFLAADTGRLDPFNHSLVWPSALPTCDPNGNSFCVPFHVYGNMAMQSADVDINRPDTLATHAWFADTLGRVPMRWLADPNSALWRPNAPSPILDLGPTQPIYFTPALAHALGRKAMLMATATGSILETDGDVNDKNRDFCGSGQFCTFVQLDLFKVTDTKDLQTDPSLPPEKRRFRLQMAKVTVPVDDDGNGTVDRTPTLSEHTRVTTRPLIIVESFRKTGGRRAQVFFLLYDPMVPNPEANACTGESFLFPIHVEFSEESGGSVGFTTPSNAWTWGQQLKPLRSLGLTPVMGITAVAGKIVVVRTGYGEAIATPFLPGHEFIPGNPPLPQLRGVKRLQ, from the coding sequence ATGAAGTCCCGAAAAGATGGACACGCCGTGCGACGCTACGGCACCGCCGCCCTCGCCCTGGCCGGGGCCCTCGCCTGGCTCGCCGGCGGCGCCCCCTCGGAAGCCCGCCATGACCCCCTCCGGATTATCTTCACCCAGGCTAAGGAAAAGCCCAATATATATATCGTCCTTGACCAGAGCGGCTCTCTGGCTTTTTGGCCCGATTACTCTGACACCTGCCGGCCGGCCCGACCCCCGGGGGCTTCTTCAGACATTGACCTGTGTACCGGGGTCGACTATACGGACTCCGGTAGCGACTGTCGGGGCCACGGCCACTGGGTCCTGGCCCGGCGGGATTCCAGTTTCTCCTACTGGTACTTCGTCCCCCCCAGCCGGGTCGTCCTGATCAAGAACTTCTTCGGCAACTGCGTGACCCTGTGGGAAATCAAGAAGGAGTGGCTTGCGACCGTACCGTCTTGCCCGGCGACCCCCGTCTGCCAGGGCGTGGACTCCAAGGGCGTTCGTTACTTTCGATTCCCTCGGAACGGGGGTCCGACCGGGGGAGCCTACTTGGACCTGACGACGGGCGGAAGCGGAACCTGGTGGAACTACAATTGCGGAGGTGCTACTCAGGAGCCGCCGGGCGACCCTGCCTACACCCGTCCCCGCCCACCCTTCCGGTTCGTCGAACGCAACAAGGACCTGGCCTTCTGGGGGATGAACCGTTTCAGCGGTAGCGATAGCACCGCATGGGGCTCGGATGCGAGTCGCGTCACGCCGGGCCTCCCGACCGACAACAACAGCAACCAGAGCTCTGTCACCGCCATTAATAACGAAATGGGGACCGTCCAGCCCAAAGGCGCCTGCTCGGGCAATAAGGGCTTCCAGCCGGGCGGCTGGACGCCGACCCAGCGGGGCCTGAATCATGCCAAGGGCGAGCTGGACCAGTGGTTCGGACAGGACAGGGCCGGTCAGTTCTGCAAGCGGCCCTACTACGTGATCCTCCTGACCGATGGCCAGAGCAATAAGTGCAACCCCGGGGTTTCCGGGACTAAATTCCCCCAAGGTGGATGGGGCAACAGTTGTACGGGCTGGAACACGCCGGGCGCTGAAAAATACTGGACCAAGATGCCCCCTGGCCGGGCCGACGACCTGTTCCTGACGAAAGCTCCTCCGCGGGATTGGACTGAGTGCTGGAAATCCAGTCCGCCCCCCGGCGAGAAGTCTCCGACGCCTGTCCAGACGTTCGCCGTCGGCGTCAGCCCGGACGTCGCCCGCTGTGAACTGAACCTCGTGGCTTACATGGGTCGGACCGACGCCAGCCGGGAGGACGCCGGCGTCCGCTGGCAGGACAACACGGACCGGGCGCCCCAGAATCCCCCTGACCCCTCCAGTACGACGACCCTCGACAACTACTGGGCCCCGCCCCGACCCGAATGCTCGGCCTGCCCGCCGGACGTGAAGCCCGACCCCAACCGCACGACGCCCGGCTGTGACCGGCGGTGCGGCAACTACGCTTTCTTCGCCAGCGACCCGGACGAACTCCAGAACGCCTTCAACAAGATCCTGGCCGGCATCCTGGCCGGCGACTACTCGATGGGGACCTCGACGTCCGTCGGGGGCGACATCACGGCGACGCTGGGTTCCGTCCTGGTACCCTCGACCCAGATCCCCACCTGGAGGGGCTCCCTGCGGCACTGGGAAGCCGTCCCGTGCGACACGCCCCCGCTACCGGGCACGACCTTCAAGAACATCAACGAAATCAAGTTCAGCGAACTCTGTCAGAAGCTGGAGGACCCGACGCTCACGATCATCTCGGGCAACCCGAGATGCGGCGATGCGAATGGCAATCCCCAAAACCTGCCCTACTTTCGGCTCCGATGGGACGCCGCCTGTTCCCTCCTGAAGCAGGCCAACCCCGACCAGCCCGATTACAAACGGGCCATCTATACGGTCAGTTCGGCCTGCGGGCGCGCCGACGCGGCGACCGGCCCGTCGCCGGAGTGCCGGACCCTGAAAAAGCTGGTCAAGGGCGATGCCGCTCTGCGCGACTGGCTCCGGAATAATGTCACGACCGTCAACTGGGGGAGCCTGGACCTCAACGGGAATGGAACGCCGGCTTCGACCGACAACGCCGACATCGACATGCTGATCGACTTCATCCTGGGCGGTGACGGGAACGGCGCCAAGCGGGCCTGGCTCCTGGGCGACCTCGTCGGGAGTTCGCCGGTCATCGTCGTCCACCCGGATACCTACATCAGCGGGACGGTCCCGCCGAAGACGGTCTTTGACGCTCTGGTCCAGAACCGTCCGCCGCTGGCCTATGTCACGGCCAACGACGGTTTGCTCCACGCCTTCGAGTTGAAGCATGACCCCAGGAATCCCGGCTCTCCGCCCATCGAGCGTTTTGCCTTCCTGCCGCCCCAGGCCTTCCCGGCCGTCATTCAGTTGTTCCAGAACTACCGCAGTTACGTCCAGCAGGGGAAGAATATCCCCACGGGGCAGGCCGAGGTTCCCAACTTCGACGACCACATCTGGACGATGTCGGCGCCGCTGAATACGACCGACGTGTGGGTCCGGTGGTGGCCCGGCGAAGTCAAGTGGCGGACGCTTCTGCTGATGCCGATGGGTCCGAAGATTCCGGGGCTCTATGCCCTGGACGTCACGAACCCGGCGCAGGACCCCAACCAGCCCTTCTCGGTCTGGTGGTACTGGGACGGGGCCGAGGCTCGAACCCAGGCCTGTCCCACGTGCGACAAGGTCTGGTCCGGCGTTCCCATCGCCCCGAGCTTCCGGGGCGGGCAAGTCATCGAGGGCAAGTTCTACGAAAACTGGATGGTCGGCGTCGTCACGACCGACTCGGCCGACACCCATGTCAAAAGCTACGCCACCTTCCTGGCCGCCGACACGGGCCGGTTAGACCCCTTCAACCACAGCCTGGTATGGCCCAGCGCTCTGCCGACTTGCGACCCCAACGGGAATTCTTTCTGCGTCCCCTTCCACGTCTACGGCAATATGGCCATGCAGTCGGCCGACGTGGACATCAACCGACCCGACACTTTGGCGACCCACGCTTGGTTCGCCGACACCCTCGGCCGGGTCCCGATGCGCTGGCTGGCCGACCCGAATTCCGCCCTATGGCGTCCGAACGCCCCGTCGCCGATCCTGGACCTGGGGCCGACCCAACCGATTTACTTTACGCCAGCTCTGGCCCACGCCTTAGGCCGAAAGGCCATGCTCATGGCGACGGCGACGGGCTCGATCCTCGAAACGGACGGGGACGTAAACGACAAGAACAGGGATTTTTGCGGAAGCGGTCAGTTCTGCACCTTCGTGCAACTGGACCTCTTCAAGGTCACGGATACTAAGGACCTTCAGACGGACCCCAGCCTGCCCCCGGAAAAGCGCCGGTTCCGCCTCCAGATGGCGAAGGTCACCGTGCCCGTGGACGACGATGGGAACGGCACTGTAGACCGGACGCCGACGCTGAGCGAGCACACGCGGGTGACGACCCGGCCCCTCATCATCGTCGAATCTTTCCGAAAGACAGGCGGCCGGCGGGCGCAGGTCTTCTTCCTCCTTTATGACCCGATGGTCCCCAACCCGGAGGCTAACGCATGTACGGGCGAGTCCTTCCTGTTCCCCATCCATGTCGAGTTCTCCGAGGAATCCGGCGGGTCTGTCGGCTTTACGACCCCCTCGAACGCCTGGACGTGGGGTCAGCAACTGAAGCCCTTACGGTCCTTAGGCTTGACGCCGGTCATGGGCATCACGGCCGTGGCCGGCAAGATCGTCGTCGTGCGGACGGGGTACGGGGAAGCCATCGCCACGCCTTTCCTGCCGGGTCATGAGTTTATCCCGGGGAACCCGCCCCTGCCTCAACTTCGGGGCGTGAAGCGGCTTCAATGA
- a CDS encoding putative glycosyltransferase, protein MDWRDISVVMITLDEAERLPKMLNALPPDVGEIVVVDGGSTDGTPDVARQRGARVWVRPFTSFVEQKNWALARATRPWVLHLDADEVPSQDLLDEIAALDPPPDVHGYWVARRNFFWGKWVRHGGWWPDYKLRLFRRTSGRFVARGRRVHERVEVEGRTAYLRGYLIHETYRDLDDVQRKLRLYTTLSARDLYELGVRSRWWHRWVLPAWAFAYTWLLRGAWRDGRPGLWVAFLQAQTAWWKYWKLWELQRAGGWG, encoded by the coding sequence ATGGACTGGCGGGACATCAGCGTCGTCATGATCACCCTCGACGAGGCCGAACGCCTCCCCAAGATGCTGAACGCCCTGCCGCCCGACGTCGGCGAGATCGTCGTCGTCGACGGCGGGAGCACCGACGGGACGCCCGACGTGGCCCGCCAGCGGGGCGCCCGCGTGTGGGTCCGGCCCTTTACGTCCTTCGTCGAGCAGAAAAACTGGGCCCTCGCCCGGGCGACCCGACCGTGGGTCCTCCACCTGGACGCCGACGAAGTCCCTTCCCAGGACCTCCTCGACGAAATCGCCGCCCTCGACCCCCCGCCGGACGTGCACGGCTACTGGGTCGCCCGTCGGAACTTCTTCTGGGGCAAATGGGTCCGCCACGGCGGCTGGTGGCCCGACTATAAACTCCGGCTCTTCCGTCGGACGTCGGGCCGGTTCGTCGCCCGGGGCCGGCGGGTCCACGAGCGGGTCGAGGTCGAGGGCCGGACGGCCTACCTGCGGGGGTACCTGATTCATGAGACCTACCGGGACCTGGACGACGTGCAGAGGAAGCTCCGGCTGTACACGACCCTGAGCGCCCGGGACCTCTACGAACTGGGCGTCCGGAGTCGGTGGTGGCACCGGTGGGTCCTGCCGGCCTGGGCCTTTGCCTACACGTGGCTCCTCCGGGGCGCCTGGCGGGACGGCCGGCCGGGCCTGTGGGTCGCCTTTCTGCAGGCGCAGACGGCCTGGTGGAAGTACTGGAAGCTGTGGGAACTCCAGCGGGCCGGGGGCTGGGGTTGA
- the dpp5_1 gene encoding Dipeptidyl-peptidase 5, whose amino-acid sequence MHRTAILAVFACFGAAAVVDGLGPARAADGHPFTVHDLVAMDRLSDWQVSPDGRHVVFVVSSVDLENNRRRTDLWLVRTDGTGLRRLTTHPANDFNPRWSPDGRTVYFLSTRSGSSQVWRISVDGGEAEAVTNLPLDVGNLAVSPDGRYLAFTVEVFPDCDTLACTKRRLDEAAQRKATGRLFDRLFIRHWDTWKDGRRAHLFVQPVSGGEPADLMKGMDADTPSKPFGGPEEFTFTPDGRALVFTARDAGREEAWSTNFDLFVVPVDGSAPPRNLTATNPAWDTTPVFSPDGRTLAYLAQRRPGYESDRFRIVLRAWPDGPERWLTEDWDRSPQTVVWSRDGKTIYTTAQNLGQVSLFAVDVSTGRVRTVVRDGHVRAPALAGDRLLFGLDHLRSPVELYTVRPDGSDLRPVTRINAERLAAVRMGEPEQFTFRGWNDETVYAYVVKPVDFDPSRKYPVAFLIHGGPQGSFGNEFHYRWNPQVYAGAGYAVVMVDFHGSTGYGQAFTDSIRGDWGGKPLEDLMKGLDAALARYPWMDGQRVCALGASYGGYMINWIAGQWPDRFRCLVNHDGVFDMRLMYYSTEELWFPEWEHGGPYWANPQGHEKHNPALYVDRWKTPMLVIHGALDFRVPDTQGIATFTALQRRGIPSRFLYFPDENHWVLKPQNSIQWHETVLGWLERWLK is encoded by the coding sequence ATGCATCGGACGGCGATCCTGGCAGTCTTCGCATGTTTCGGGGCAGCGGCCGTCGTCGACGGCCTGGGTCCGGCCCGGGCCGCCGACGGCCATCCCTTTACGGTCCACGACCTGGTCGCCATGGACCGTCTGTCGGACTGGCAAGTCTCGCCCGACGGGCGGCACGTCGTCTTCGTCGTCAGCTCGGTCGACCTGGAGAACAACCGCCGGCGGACGGACCTCTGGCTCGTCCGGACCGACGGGACGGGTCTGCGGCGGCTGACGACCCATCCGGCGAACGACTTCAATCCCCGCTGGTCGCCGGACGGGAGGACCGTCTACTTTCTCTCGACCCGTTCGGGCTCGTCCCAGGTCTGGCGCATCTCGGTCGACGGCGGGGAGGCCGAGGCCGTCACGAATCTTCCCCTGGACGTGGGGAATCTGGCCGTCTCGCCGGACGGCCGCTATCTGGCCTTCACGGTAGAAGTTTTCCCCGACTGTGACACGCTGGCGTGCACGAAGCGGCGGCTCGACGAGGCGGCCCAGCGGAAGGCCACGGGGCGGCTCTTTGACCGTCTCTTCATCCGCCACTGGGACACCTGGAAAGACGGGCGCCGCGCCCATCTCTTCGTCCAGCCCGTTTCGGGCGGCGAGCCCGCCGACCTTATGAAGGGGATGGATGCCGATACACCGTCGAAGCCCTTCGGGGGGCCCGAGGAGTTTACCTTCACGCCGGACGGCCGGGCCCTCGTCTTCACGGCCCGGGACGCCGGTCGGGAAGAGGCCTGGTCGACGAACTTCGACCTCTTCGTCGTCCCCGTCGACGGGTCGGCCCCGCCCCGGAACCTGACGGCGACGAATCCGGCCTGGGACACGACGCCCGTCTTTTCGCCCGACGGCCGGACGCTGGCCTATCTGGCCCAGCGGCGGCCCGGCTACGAGTCGGACCGCTTCCGCATCGTCCTCCGGGCCTGGCCGGACGGCCCCGAGCGCTGGCTGACCGAGGACTGGGACCGTTCGCCCCAGACGGTCGTCTGGTCTCGGGACGGCAAGACGATTTACACGACGGCCCAGAACCTCGGCCAGGTGTCTCTATTCGCCGTAGACGTCTCGACGGGTCGGGTCCGGACGGTCGTCCGGGACGGTCACGTGCGGGCGCCGGCCCTCGCCGGCGACCGCCTCCTCTTCGGGCTGGACCATCTGCGGTCGCCCGTGGAACTCTACACGGTCCGGCCGGACGGGTCGGACCTGCGGCCTGTCACGCGGATCAATGCCGAGCGGCTCGCCGCCGTCCGGATGGGCGAGCCCGAGCAGTTCACCTTCCGGGGGTGGAACGACGAGACCGTGTACGCTTACGTCGTCAAGCCCGTCGACTTCGACCCCTCTCGGAAGTATCCCGTCGCCTTCCTCATCCACGGCGGCCCGCAGGGCTCCTTCGGCAACGAATTTCACTACCGCTGGAATCCTCAGGTCTACGCCGGCGCCGGCTACGCCGTCGTCATGGTCGACTTTCACGGCTCGACGGGCTACGGCCAGGCTTTTACGGATTCCATCCGGGGCGACTGGGGCGGCAAGCCCCTGGAGGACCTCATGAAGGGCCTGGACGCCGCCCTGGCCCGCTATCCCTGGATGGACGGCCAGCGGGTCTGCGCCCTCGGGGCCTCCTACGGGGGCTACATGATCAACTGGATCGCCGGGCAGTGGCCGGACCGGTTTCGGTGCCTCGTGAATCACGACGGCGTCTTCGACATGCGCCTGATGTACTACTCGACCGAGGAGCTGTGGTTTCCCGAGTGGGAGCACGGAGGCCCCTACTGGGCGAATCCCCAGGGCCACGAGAAGCACAACCCGGCCCTTTACGTCGACCGCTGGAAGACGCCCATGCTGGTCATCCACGGGGCGCTCGACTTTCGGGTCCCCGACACGCAGGGCATCGCGACCTTCACGGCCCTCCAGCGGCGGGGCATCCCGAGCCGGTTCCTGTACTTCCCCGACGAGAACCACTGGGTCCTGAAGCCCCAGAACAGCATCCAGTGGCACGAGACGGTCCTCGGCTGGCTGGAACGGTGGCTGAAGTGA
- the yedA gene encoding putative inner membrane transporter YedA, whose translation MGAVETSPSPLRVALALGTLYLAWGGTYLAIRFAIETVPPLLMAGTRFLLAGFVLYAVLRLTGTERPRPAHWKSTAVVGACLLLGGNGAVSWAEQRVPSGLAALLVAMAPSWMVLLDWLRPNGVRPGRRVVLGLLVGLAGVGALVGPADFLGGRHVDPVGAGVLLVGSMVWAFGSIYARQADLPASTLLATAMEMIVGGALLWGAGLMTGEWRRFDLSTVSGKSLGGFVYLVVFGSWVGFSVYSWLLKSTTAARVATYAYVNPIVAVLLGWLVAGEPLTPRVGAAAACIVAAVILITTDRRRTTAPRPVEPAASVAPLRSVLPTQSK comes from the coding sequence ATGGGAGCGGTCGAGACCTCGCCCTCTCCCCTGCGGGTCGCCCTGGCCCTGGGGACGCTCTATCTGGCCTGGGGCGGGACCTACCTGGCGATCCGTTTTGCCATCGAGACGGTCCCGCCCCTCCTGATGGCGGGGACCCGGTTTCTCCTGGCCGGTTTCGTCCTGTATGCCGTCCTGCGCCTCACGGGAACGGAACGACCCCGACCCGCCCACTGGAAGTCGACGGCCGTCGTCGGGGCCTGCCTCCTGTTAGGCGGCAACGGGGCCGTGTCTTGGGCCGAACAGAGGGTCCCCTCCGGATTGGCGGCCCTCCTTGTAGCGATGGCGCCCTCCTGGATGGTCCTCCTGGACTGGCTTCGACCGAACGGCGTCCGGCCGGGCCGGCGGGTCGTCCTGGGTCTGCTGGTCGGTCTGGCCGGTGTCGGCGCCCTGGTCGGGCCGGCTGATTTCCTGGGGGGCCGGCATGTCGACCCCGTCGGGGCCGGCGTCCTGCTGGTCGGCTCGATGGTCTGGGCCTTCGGGTCCATCTACGCCCGGCAGGCCGACCTTCCGGCTTCGACGCTCCTGGCCACGGCGATGGAGATGATCGTCGGCGGGGCCTTGCTATGGGGGGCCGGGCTGATGACGGGCGAGTGGCGCCGTTTCGACCTATCGACCGTTTCCGGCAAGTCCCTCGGCGGGTTCGTCTACCTGGTCGTCTTTGGGTCATGGGTCGGCTTTTCGGTATATTCGTGGCTCCTGAAGTCCACGACGGCGGCCCGGGTGGCGACGTATGCCTACGTCAACCCCATCGTGGCCGTCCTGCTGGGGTGGCTCGTCGCCGGAGAGCCCCTGACGCCCCGGGTCGGCGCGGCGGCGGCCTGCATCGTCGCCGCCGTCATTCTCATCACGACGGACCGCCGTCGAACGACCGCTCCCCGACCGGTCGAACCGGCCGCCTCGGTCGCCCCCCTGCGGTCGGTGCTCCCGACGCAGTCGAAGTGA
- the yfiT gene encoding Putative metal-dependent hydrolase YfiT, producing MDDIRYPIGRFQWTGPATEEQRQAWIEDIAAAPAQLRAAVAGLEPEQLDTPYRPGGWTLRQVAHHLPDSHMNAYIRFRLALTEDHPTIKPFSQDRWAELADYRVVPVEVSVALLEALHQRWVALLRSLRPEDFQRTYFHPEHKKDFTLEYALAQFAWHGRHHIAQITAFRQRMGW from the coding sequence ATGGACGACATTCGGTACCCCATCGGCCGATTCCAGTGGACGGGGCCGGCCACAGAGGAACAGCGCCAGGCTTGGATCGAGGACATCGCCGCGGCGCCGGCCCAACTCCGGGCGGCCGTCGCCGGCCTCGAACCTGAGCAACTCGACACGCCCTACCGGCCCGGCGGATGGACGCTTCGCCAGGTCGCCCATCATTTGCCGGACAGCCACATGAACGCCTACATCCGCTTCAGGCTGGCCCTCACAGAGGACCACCCGACGATCAAGCCCTTTTCCCAGGACCGCTGGGCCGAGCTGGCCGACTACCGGGTCGTGCCGGTCGAGGTCTCGGTGGCCCTGCTGGAGGCCCTGCACCAGCGGTGGGTGGCGCTCCTGCGGAGCCTGCGACCCGAGGACTTCCAGCGGACTTACTTCCACCCTGAACACAAGAAGGACTTCACGTTGGAATATGCCCTGGCCCAGTTCGCCTGGCACGGACGCCATCACATCGCCCAGATCACGGCCTTCCGCCAACGGATGGGCTGGTAG
- the actP_2 gene encoding Copper-transporting P-type ATPase, with translation MTETTRVRDPVCGMEVDPQTAPVSLQWEGQTYYFCCEHCLRRFLQERTGPRGESPG, from the coding sequence ATGACCGAGACGACTCGGGTCCGGGACCCCGTATGCGGGATGGAGGTCGACCCCCAGACGGCCCCCGTGTCTCTCCAGTGGGAGGGCCAGACGTACTACTTCTGCTGCGAGCACTGCCTGCGGCGCTTCTTGCAAGAGCGGACGGGGCCGCGTGGGGAGAGCCCAGGATAA